A single genomic interval of Streptomyces graminofaciens harbors:
- a CDS encoding APC family permease has product MSRQTAPPSTAPTTRVSGTLSLTDVVAQSVGFMGPVFSVSILLPQLVGITTATGNGAGAAAPLAVLIGTIGMLAIGWIVAAYARRIHAAGSLYNYVTDGFGARLGAAAGYVYYLGVLVLGAGIAVLIGGTLYDNLKAEFGFDAVPVWAWQLIVLAVLVAIVHIGVQVSVKVQLALALVSMVVLAVFFVYMIIKVGGDNSLTPFKPSSSAQGLSGIAFSVIYGVLLFTGFEAAANLAEETADSKHSIPRAVLISLLVSAAFFLLGCYAQIAGFHFDVSAVAENAGAPLVALASPGAYGATWLARLVELVILLDMLAVYIGVSVSVTRGVLTMARDGWLPRPLARVSARRGTPIGGTMVVGGAYLLIVLVSQAFPKAVSVPGLPDYFSWYAWLSAFGIICLAAIYLTLCLGAPRGLRGQVAPAKVWAAATIGVVITGGALFGAVYHVPAPTIWAAWAAIGWAVLALAAGFLVKSRTAVAR; this is encoded by the coding sequence ATGTCGCGCCAGACCGCACCACCCAGCACGGCACCGACCACGCGCGTCTCCGGCACCCTCTCGCTCACCGATGTGGTGGCCCAGTCCGTGGGCTTCATGGGCCCGGTCTTCTCGGTCTCCATACTTCTGCCGCAGCTGGTCGGCATCACCACCGCCACCGGCAACGGCGCGGGCGCCGCCGCCCCGCTCGCCGTGCTCATCGGCACGATCGGCATGCTGGCCATCGGCTGGATCGTCGCCGCCTACGCCCGCCGCATCCACGCCGCCGGATCGCTCTACAACTACGTCACCGACGGCTTCGGCGCCCGCCTCGGCGCGGCCGCCGGTTACGTCTACTACCTGGGCGTCCTCGTCCTCGGCGCGGGCATCGCCGTACTGATCGGCGGCACGCTGTACGACAACCTCAAGGCCGAGTTCGGCTTCGACGCCGTGCCCGTGTGGGCCTGGCAGCTGATCGTCCTGGCGGTTCTCGTCGCCATCGTGCACATCGGCGTCCAGGTCTCGGTGAAAGTGCAGCTTGCGCTCGCGCTGGTCTCCATGGTGGTCCTGGCCGTCTTCTTCGTGTACATGATCATCAAGGTGGGCGGTGACAACAGCCTGACCCCCTTCAAGCCCTCCAGCTCCGCGCAGGGCCTCAGCGGTATCGCCTTCTCGGTGATCTACGGCGTGCTGCTGTTCACCGGGTTCGAGGCCGCCGCCAACCTGGCCGAGGAGACGGCCGACTCCAAACACTCCATCCCCCGGGCCGTCCTCATCTCCCTCCTCGTCTCCGCCGCGTTCTTCCTGCTCGGCTGCTACGCCCAGATCGCCGGTTTCCACTTCGACGTGTCCGCGGTCGCGGAGAACGCGGGCGCCCCGCTCGTCGCCCTCGCCTCGCCGGGCGCGTACGGCGCCACCTGGCTGGCCCGGCTCGTCGAACTGGTCATCCTCCTCGACATGCTGGCCGTCTACATCGGCGTCTCCGTCTCCGTGACCCGAGGCGTCCTGACGATGGCCCGCGACGGCTGGCTGCCCCGCCCGCTCGCCCGCGTCAGCGCGCGCCGGGGTACACCGATCGGGGGCACGATGGTGGTCGGCGGCGCGTATCTGCTGATCGTCCTGGTCAGCCAGGCCTTCCCGAAAGCCGTCTCCGTGCCGGGTCTGCCGGACTACTTCAGCTGGTACGCGTGGCTGTCGGCGTTCGGCATCATCTGTCTGGCCGCGATCTACTTGACCCTGTGTCTGGGCGCCCCGCGCGGGCTGCGCGGCCAGGTCGCCCCCGCCAAGGTGTGGGCGGCAGCGACCATCGGCGTGGTGATCACCGGCGGGGCCCTCTTCGGAGCCGTCTACCACGTGCCCGCCCCCACCATCTGGGCCGCGTGGGCGGCGATCGGCTGGGCGGTGCTCGCGCTGGCGGCCGGGTTCCTGGTCAAGTCGCGTACGGCGGTGGCACGTTGA
- a CDS encoding SDR family NAD(P)-dependent oxidoreductase, whose protein sequence is MKPVYLVAGASSGIGAAVAVRAAEAGARVAVCGRRREALTAVADRCGATAHVADVTRREDVEQLIDAVVREHGRLDGVVANAGVMRPGGVLDLTHDDWDATLRTNLTSVFLLARASIGQLIAARGSFVTVGSIAGLRAPTGMSAYAASKAGAAMLTSTIAAEFGPLGVRANTVSPGWTRTEMADEEMREFGGPLGMGVDESYEAVTALVPQRRPATAEEIADAVLWLLGPNSSYVNGTTLVVDGGTTIVDPGALPFDFRITPRKD, encoded by the coding sequence TTGAAGCCCGTCTATCTGGTGGCCGGGGCCAGCAGCGGCATCGGCGCGGCCGTCGCCGTCCGGGCAGCCGAGGCCGGGGCCCGGGTCGCCGTCTGCGGCCGTCGCCGCGAGGCCCTGACGGCGGTCGCCGACCGCTGCGGCGCCACCGCGCACGTCGCCGACGTCACCCGGCGCGAGGACGTGGAGCAGCTGATCGACGCGGTCGTACGCGAACACGGCCGCCTCGACGGGGTCGTGGCGAACGCCGGTGTCATGCGCCCCGGCGGGGTCCTCGACCTGACGCACGACGACTGGGACGCCACCCTGCGCACCAACCTCACCTCCGTCTTCCTGCTCGCCCGCGCCTCCATCGGCCAACTGATCGCCGCCCGGGGCTCGTTCGTCACGGTCGGCTCGATCGCCGGGCTGCGCGCCCCCACGGGCATGTCCGCCTACGCCGCCTCCAAGGCGGGCGCGGCGATGCTGACCAGCACCATCGCCGCCGAGTTCGGGCCGCTCGGGGTGCGCGCCAACACCGTCTCCCCCGGCTGGACCCGCACCGAGATGGCCGACGAGGAGATGCGCGAGTTCGGCGGCCCGCTCGGCATGGGCGTCGACGAGTCGTACGAGGCGGTCACCGCGCTCGTCCCGCAGCGCCGGCCGGCCACGGCGGAGGAGATCGCCGACGCGGTGCTGTGGCTGCTGGGCCCGAACTCCTCGTACGTCAACGGCACTACCCTCGTGGTCGACGGGGGAACGACGATCGTCGACCCGGGCGCGCTGCCGTTCGACTTCCGCATCACCCCCCGTAAGGACTGA
- a CDS encoding SDR family NAD(P)-dependent oxidoreductase: protein MELNLAGRTALITGGASGIGRAVVTALLDEGVRVVVLDRAERPADVPESVRWHSGDVTDEEAVAAAVRDSGDLSIAVGCAGISGPVGKAPTEIGRDDFARTLDVNLTGQFLLAKHAAAAMRERGGGAIVFLASDSGFVAAPGMVAYCASKGGLLMLAKALATDLADDGIRVNCVAPSVVDTPMSRADLGLTEQGFDGQPFPVHQPEEVAAAVCYLASDLARGVNGTTHVLDFGGLARSTFPA, encoded by the coding sequence ATGGAACTGAACCTGGCGGGCCGTACGGCCCTGATCACCGGCGGCGCGAGCGGTATCGGCCGCGCCGTCGTCACCGCGCTGCTCGACGAGGGCGTACGGGTCGTCGTGCTCGACCGCGCCGAGCGGCCGGCGGACGTGCCCGAGTCCGTGCGCTGGCACTCGGGGGACGTCACGGACGAGGAGGCGGTCGCGGCGGCCGTGCGGGACAGCGGCGACCTCTCCATCGCCGTGGGCTGCGCGGGCATCTCCGGGCCCGTGGGCAAGGCGCCCACCGAGATCGGCCGCGACGACTTCGCCCGCACCCTCGACGTGAACCTGACCGGCCAGTTCCTGCTGGCGAAGCACGCGGCGGCGGCCATGCGGGAGCGCGGCGGGGGCGCGATCGTCTTCCTCGCCTCCGACTCCGGTTTCGTCGCCGCGCCCGGCATGGTCGCGTACTGCGCCTCGAAGGGCGGCCTGCTGATGCTGGCCAAGGCCCTGGCGACCGACCTCGCCGACGACGGCATCCGGGTCAACTGCGTGGCCCCGAGCGTCGTCGACACCCCCATGTCCCGCGCCGACCTCGGCCTGACCGAACAGGGCTTCGACGGCCAGCCCTTCCCCGTGCACCAGCCGGAGGAGGTCGCCGCGGCCGTCTGCTACCTCGCCTCGGACCTGGCGCGCGGCGTCAACGGCACCACACACGTACTGGACTTCGGGGGCCTGGCGAGGTCGACCTTCCCGGCGTGA
- a CDS encoding TetR/AcrR family transcriptional regulator: MAARLSRAESQERTRERLVATARELFLRDGYGATSLSQVAEAAGYSKGAVYSNFRGKGHLCLAVLDDIRAEQLTLLADAVLRDAGIDDRLAAFAAWGEAHIGDEAWTTLEVEFLTAARHDEELRREITARVGVIREALAQLLDSLARELGTSPAMPAEAAALALLSLGIGIGIQRIADPAVPTAVLTDTLRLVLGSGGPGG, encoded by the coding sequence ATGGCCGCCCGCCTCAGCCGGGCCGAGAGCCAGGAACGTACGCGCGAGCGGCTCGTGGCCACCGCGCGGGAGCTCTTCCTGCGGGACGGTTACGGCGCCACGTCCCTCAGCCAGGTCGCGGAGGCGGCCGGCTACTCCAAGGGCGCCGTCTACTCCAACTTCCGCGGCAAGGGCCATCTGTGTCTGGCCGTCCTCGACGACATCCGCGCCGAACAGTTGACGCTGCTCGCGGACGCCGTGCTGCGCGACGCCGGGATCGACGACCGCCTCGCGGCCTTCGCGGCCTGGGGCGAGGCCCACATCGGCGACGAGGCCTGGACGACGCTGGAGGTCGAGTTCCTCACCGCCGCACGGCATGACGAGGAGCTCCGACGCGAGATCACGGCACGCGTCGGAGTGATCCGGGAGGCGCTGGCCCAGCTCCTCGACTCCCTGGCCCGCGAGTTGGGCACCTCACCGGCCATGCCGGCCGAGGCCGCCGCGCTGGCCCTGCTCAGCCTGGGCATCGGGATCGGCATCCAGCGGATCGCCGATCCGGCCGTGCCCACGGCGGTACTGACCGACACGCTGCGGTTGGTGCTGGGCAGCGGGGGTCCGGGCGGCTGA
- a CDS encoding patatin-like phospholipase family protein: MTPLGAPTPPSRGLVLGCGGTLGAAWTVGALHSLQEALGWDPRDAEVLLGTSAGAELVSLLGGGIGVADLLSAQLADEDARPELVRHFATPPRALPPRPALFPGSPPLARRALRRDAPTLAGLSGLLPQGRGEAHWLAALADFLTPPGQWVRHPATWLVAADFDTGRRTVFGHPDARPVALRDALRASWAVPGWFPPVRIDGLRYADGGILSTASADVLAPLGLDEVYVIAPMSSATPVPRRGLGRAEALLRRAMTRTLDAECAALRAVGTRVVRIEPTAADLRVMGGNFMDPRRRPTVLETALRTTRAVVRDSLAASSAGRQAPGHRPNARTGA, encoded by the coding sequence GTGACCCCACTTGGCGCGCCAACACCCCCTTCCCGCGGACTCGTACTGGGCTGCGGCGGAACCCTCGGCGCGGCCTGGACGGTCGGCGCCCTGCACTCGCTCCAGGAAGCCCTCGGGTGGGACCCCCGTGACGCCGAGGTCCTGCTGGGCACCTCGGCGGGGGCGGAGCTGGTGTCCCTGCTGGGCGGCGGGATCGGGGTGGCAGACCTGCTGTCGGCGCAGCTCGCCGACGAGGACGCCCGCCCCGAACTGGTCCGGCACTTCGCCACTCCGCCCCGGGCACTCCCACCCCGGCCGGCGCTCTTCCCCGGGTCACCGCCCTTGGCACGCCGAGCCCTGCGGCGCGACGCCCCCACACTGGCGGGCCTCTCCGGGTTGCTGCCCCAAGGGCGTGGCGAGGCGCACTGGCTGGCGGCCCTCGCCGACTTCCTGACGCCGCCCGGGCAGTGGGTCCGGCATCCGGCGACCTGGCTGGTGGCGGCCGACTTCGACACGGGACGGCGTACGGTCTTCGGGCACCCCGACGCCCGACCGGTCGCGCTGCGCGACGCGCTCCGCGCCTCCTGGGCCGTCCCGGGCTGGTTCCCGCCCGTACGCATCGACGGCCTGCGCTACGCGGACGGCGGCATCCTCTCCACCGCCTCCGCCGACGTCCTGGCCCCCCTGGGGCTCGACGAGGTGTACGTGATCGCTCCGATGAGTTCGGCGACTCCCGTGCCCCGACGGGGGCTTGGCCGTGCGGAGGCCCTGCTGCGCCGCGCCATGACCCGCACCCTGGACGCCGAGTGCGCCGCGCTGCGGGCGGTGGGCACCAGGGTCGTCCGTATCGAGCCCACGGCCGCCGATCTGCGGGTGATGGGCGGCAACTTCATGGACCCGAGGCGTCGTCCGACGGTCCTGGAGACCGCGCTGCGCACCACCCGGGCCGTGGTCCGCGACAGCCTCGCCGCCTCGTCCGCCGGACGACAGGCGCCCGGCCACCGCCCGAACGCCCGGACAGGAGCCTGA
- a CDS encoding flavin-containing monooxygenase: MPHQDEPTTSVVRETHHVEALIIGSGLSGIGAAVTLRNAGVRDLAVIEKADDLGGTWRDNTYPGCACDVPSALYSYSFAPNPEWTRAFAGQPEIRAYLRDTAARYGITPLIRFGTEAIRAQWDPGAARWRVETNRDHYTARFLIAAAGPWHEPRLPDIPGLADFPGEVFHSSRWRHDHDLTGARVAVIGTGASAVQFVPAIQPRVGRLHLFQRTAQWVLPKPDHYVPHAERRLLRRFPAAQRALRNAEYGALETLGLGFRHPSLLRAVQKLGSLHLRATVKDPRLRRALTPDYTLGCKRLLLSNSYYPALTRPNVSVHATAVEAVRGSRVVGADGSGADVDTIILGTGFHILDMPIAGRVLDSDGASLDDHWKGSPDAYLGTTVSGFPNAFVLLGPHLGTGHSSAYMVLEAQLDYLAGAVRHFRAAGWTSMDVRPEVQAAFSAEVRQALSTTVYNTGGCSSYYLDVNGRNSFSWPWSTGRMRRRLAEFDPEAYTATSENSNRLL, from the coding sequence ATGCCGCACCAGGACGAGCCCACCACGTCCGTCGTCCGCGAGACCCACCACGTCGAGGCGCTGATCATCGGCAGCGGCCTGTCCGGCATCGGCGCGGCCGTCACCCTGCGCAACGCCGGCGTGCGGGACCTGGCCGTCATCGAGAAGGCCGACGACCTCGGCGGCACCTGGCGGGACAACACCTACCCGGGCTGCGCCTGCGATGTCCCGTCCGCCCTGTACTCGTACTCGTTCGCCCCCAACCCCGAGTGGACGCGCGCCTTCGCCGGCCAGCCGGAGATCCGCGCCTACCTACGCGACACGGCGGCCAGGTACGGCATCACGCCCCTCATCCGCTTCGGCACCGAAGCGATACGCGCGCAATGGGACCCGGGGGCCGCCCGCTGGCGCGTCGAGACGAACCGCGACCACTACACCGCCCGCTTCCTGATCGCGGCGGCGGGCCCCTGGCACGAGCCCCGACTCCCGGACATCCCCGGCCTGGCCGACTTCCCCGGCGAGGTCTTCCACTCCTCCCGCTGGCGCCACGACCACGACCTCACCGGCGCGCGTGTCGCCGTCATCGGCACCGGCGCCTCGGCCGTGCAGTTCGTACCGGCGATCCAGCCGCGCGTCGGCCGACTGCATCTGTTCCAGCGGACCGCCCAGTGGGTACTGCCGAAGCCCGACCACTATGTGCCGCACGCCGAGCGACGGCTGTTGCGGCGCTTCCCCGCCGCCCAACGGGCCCTGCGGAACGCGGAGTACGGGGCGCTGGAGACCCTGGGCCTGGGTTTCCGCCACCCGTCCCTCCTGCGCGCGGTCCAGAAGCTGGGCTCGTTGCACCTCAGGGCCACCGTGAAGGACCCACGGCTGCGCCGGGCGCTGACCCCCGACTACACACTGGGCTGCAAGCGGCTCCTGCTCTCCAACTCGTACTATCCCGCCCTCACCCGGCCCAACGTCAGCGTCCACGCGACGGCGGTCGAGGCGGTCCGGGGCAGCCGCGTCGTCGGCGCCGACGGCAGCGGCGCGGACGTCGACACGATCATCCTGGGCACCGGTTTCCACATCCTCGACATGCCCATCGCGGGGCGGGTCCTCGACTCCGACGGTGCCAGTCTCGACGACCACTGGAAGGGCAGCCCGGACGCCTATCTCGGCACCACCGTCAGCGGCTTCCCCAACGCGTTCGTCCTCCTCGGACCGCACCTCGGCACCGGGCACTCCTCCGCCTACATGGTCCTGGAAGCCCAACTCGACTATCTGGCGGGCGCGGTACGCCACTTCCGCGCCGCGGGCTGGACCAGCATGGACGTACGCCCCGAGGTCCAGGCCGCATTCAGTGCCGAGGTGCGGCAGGCCCTCTCGACGACCGTGTACAACACCGGCGGCTGCTCCAGCTACTACCTCGACGTCAACGGGCGCAACAGCTTCAGCTGGCCCTGGTCGACGGGCCGGATGCGCCGACGGCTCGCCGAGTTCGATCCGGAGGCGTACACGGCCACCTCAGAGAACAGTAATCGTTTGCTCTAG
- a CDS encoding Tat pathway signal protein — MSETIHRRSLLKAAAGAAATGWLWQGGGHARAAESADETVSAGTGATGSRPVGTGPLDTLVLGDGASERAHGLTSTLSDVVTGGLDQAARVLNAPETPGFWGGTLAATMACSPKGATYVTVKLWGSEGGADLGRLQLFAEGKQVGHYHLGAVDPLDIASDDPRSPGRFFFHTLPLPTDLTKGKKSIALEVRAMGRIAGYAATAEAYYKNVEGPSRTIYRLYTHHEPHFDPADDDLTGTLPTATTRPSPGSEIVDTINARVLARAASEASRTSPQLDLWYLDFLARASTMPSTAAYRNIAVPPQIARSLDGVYWRYLADSTVMTGSSQQWMGLGRAGLVLLALGDALEPLLDEPVLGSPYGLSNPGFEFGMTGWKSATWSGSGTASRDTSVYRTGHASAKVTIPVSGTVGYSTSAKLPVDQGTYTYGAWIKTDGVGTSGACLDVLFHDANGTLVGTDNKVHAAAGTHDWEHVTATLVTPATATQVTLGVRLSGAGTAWFDDLTMTAPSGSAYAPVVRRAAWAKMLLDSREYWRQNFPQYTNQAIICAIGLCLADRGLSRLGSDAAWGEKKARDYVYQSVGLVPWLGPEKADGTPTKPLGGSYHQVTKKGISKELGYAGSYGELQEWLSLVYDAVTGIGGVEDGTLRDHLVKMAKARMVFRHPALDRDGYRAMRLETVVGWRDSEYPGKVAYDEDTKWDGHALKMAALVKDPDLTSYARQSVADGQAFQSLKDSHGMTVSARTNLNLLSTADDYAYISGATGSGARLPMTPGSPDFVFSDEENGLVAVKHGEEILYASLYWRARWGVNRLARVHHIGAGGVERSATVWQDVRFVADGRTFTEPDWVNWEFTVDDLDIPDGGFAPPGDALHQAFAGQVLPLAEAPADVPERAAGVESPYAGRASFYRCVYGPYLIAMNTTVDRVHTFTTKGFGASTNLVTGARVSENAQLRLRPGTTVVLRRR, encoded by the coding sequence ATGTCAGAGACCATCCACCGCAGATCCCTCCTGAAGGCCGCCGCAGGCGCGGCGGCCACCGGATGGCTCTGGCAGGGCGGCGGCCACGCCCGGGCGGCCGAGTCCGCCGACGAGACCGTGTCGGCCGGTACCGGAGCGACCGGCTCCCGACCGGTCGGCACCGGTCCCCTCGACACCCTCGTCCTCGGCGACGGCGCGTCCGAAAGAGCGCACGGGCTGACCAGCACGCTCTCCGACGTGGTCACCGGCGGGCTGGACCAAGCGGCACGAGTGCTCAACGCGCCCGAGACCCCGGGGTTCTGGGGCGGCACGCTCGCCGCGACGATGGCGTGCAGCCCCAAGGGCGCCACCTACGTCACCGTCAAGTTGTGGGGCTCGGAGGGCGGCGCGGACCTGGGCCGGCTCCAGTTGTTCGCCGAGGGCAAGCAGGTCGGCCACTACCACCTGGGCGCCGTCGACCCCCTCGACATCGCGAGTGACGACCCGCGCAGCCCGGGACGGTTCTTCTTCCACACGCTGCCCCTGCCAACCGACCTCACCAAGGGCAAGAAGTCGATCGCGCTGGAGGTCCGCGCCATGGGCCGGATCGCCGGGTACGCGGCCACGGCGGAGGCCTACTACAAGAACGTCGAGGGCCCGAGCCGCACGATCTACCGCCTCTACACCCACCACGAGCCCCACTTCGACCCCGCCGACGACGACCTCACCGGCACCCTGCCGACCGCGACCACCCGCCCCTCCCCCGGCAGCGAGATCGTCGACACGATCAACGCGCGCGTCCTGGCCAGGGCCGCGTCCGAGGCCTCCCGCACCAGCCCCCAACTCGACCTGTGGTACCTGGACTTCCTGGCTCGCGCCTCCACCATGCCGTCGACGGCCGCGTACCGGAACATCGCCGTGCCGCCACAGATCGCGCGCAGCCTCGACGGCGTCTACTGGAGGTACCTCGCCGACTCCACGGTGATGACCGGCTCCAGCCAGCAGTGGATGGGCCTGGGACGGGCGGGCCTGGTCCTGCTGGCCCTCGGCGACGCCTTGGAGCCGCTGCTGGACGAGCCGGTCCTCGGCTCGCCGTACGGTCTGAGCAACCCGGGCTTCGAGTTCGGTATGACCGGCTGGAAGTCCGCCACCTGGTCCGGCAGCGGTACGGCCTCGCGCGACACCAGCGTGTACCGCACCGGCCACGCCTCCGCGAAGGTGACGATCCCCGTCTCGGGCACGGTCGGCTACAGCACCTCGGCGAAGCTTCCGGTGGACCAGGGGACGTACACGTACGGCGCCTGGATCAAGACGGACGGGGTGGGCACCAGCGGCGCCTGCCTCGACGTCCTGTTCCACGACGCGAACGGCACGCTCGTAGGCACGGACAACAAGGTCCACGCCGCTGCCGGCACCCACGACTGGGAGCACGTGACGGCCACGCTCGTCACACCCGCCACGGCCACGCAGGTCACCCTCGGTGTCCGTCTGTCGGGCGCGGGCACCGCCTGGTTCGACGATCTGACCATGACGGCGCCCAGCGGCTCGGCGTACGCGCCGGTCGTCCGCCGGGCCGCCTGGGCGAAGATGCTCCTCGACAGCCGCGAGTACTGGCGGCAGAACTTCCCGCAGTACACCAACCAGGCCATCATCTGCGCCATCGGCCTCTGCCTCGCCGACCGCGGACTGTCCCGGCTCGGCTCCGACGCCGCCTGGGGCGAGAAGAAGGCCCGCGACTATGTCTACCAGTCCGTCGGCCTGGTCCCCTGGCTCGGCCCGGAGAAGGCGGACGGCACCCCGACCAAGCCGCTCGGCGGCTCGTACCACCAGGTCACCAAGAAGGGCATCTCCAAGGAACTCGGTTACGCGGGCAGCTACGGCGAGCTCCAGGAGTGGCTGTCGCTGGTGTACGACGCGGTGACGGGCATCGGCGGCGTGGAGGACGGCACCTTGCGCGACCACCTGGTCAAGATGGCCAAGGCGCGCATGGTCTTCCGCCACCCGGCCCTGGACCGCGACGGCTACCGGGCGATGCGGCTGGAGACCGTGGTCGGCTGGCGTGACAGCGAGTACCCGGGCAAGGTCGCCTACGACGAGGACACCAAGTGGGACGGCCACGCCCTGAAGATGGCCGCGCTGGTCAAGGACCCCGACCTCACCTCGTACGCGCGGCAGTCCGTCGCCGACGGCCAGGCGTTCCAGTCCCTGAAGGACTCCCACGGGATGACGGTCTCCGCCCGCACCAACCTCAATCTGCTGAGCACCGCCGACGACTACGCGTACATCAGCGGGGCCACCGGCAGCGGCGCGCGGCTCCCCATGACGCCCGGGTCGCCGGACTTCGTGTTCTCCGACGAGGAGAACGGCCTGGTCGCTGTCAAACACGGCGAGGAGATCCTGTACGCGTCCCTGTACTGGCGGGCCCGCTGGGGCGTCAACCGGCTCGCGCGCGTCCATCACATCGGCGCCGGGGGCGTCGAGCGGTCGGCCACGGTCTGGCAGGACGTGCGGTTCGTCGCGGACGGGCGGACGTTCACCGAGCCCGACTGGGTCAACTGGGAGTTCACCGTGGACGACCTGGACATCCCGGACGGCGGTTTCGCCCCTCCCGGCGACGCCCTGCACCAGGCGTTCGCCGGGCAGGTGCTGCCGCTGGCCGAGGCGCCCGCCGACGTCCCGGAGCGGGCGGCCGGGGTGGAGAGTCCGTACGCCGGGCGGGCCTCCTTCTACCGGTGCGTGTACGGCCCGTATCTGATCGCGATGAACACCACCGTGGACCGCGTCCACACCTTCACCACGAAGGGTTTCGGCGCGTCGACGAACCTGGTGACCGGCGCGAGGGTGAGCGAGAACGCCCAGCTTCGGTTGAGGCCGGGTACGACGGTGGTGCTGCGCAGGCGCTGA
- a CDS encoding SUKH-4 family immunity protein codes for MAEVRRDGDHRIGDLLAQVRLGVPLQLLQEPGTGPVFYVLPQGEAWFANSSIDLWLRTLHHYGLHVGVSETLSDPDDREDEALAELSMLADELKKIDSRAFDGYNGFIWAEFLDRRLW; via the coding sequence GTGGCCGAAGTACGCCGGGACGGTGATCACCGCATCGGTGACCTGCTCGCCCAGGTACGACTCGGCGTCCCGCTTCAGCTTCTGCAGGAACCCGGCACAGGGCCGGTCTTCTACGTCCTTCCTCAAGGCGAGGCATGGTTCGCCAACTCCTCCATCGACCTGTGGCTGCGGACCCTGCACCACTACGGCCTGCACGTCGGCGTGTCCGAGACCCTCAGCGATCCGGATGACCGCGAGGACGAAGCCCTGGCCGAACTCAGCATGCTCGCCGACGAACTCAAGAAGATCGATTCACGTGCCTTCGACGGCTACAACGGGTTCATCTGGGCCGAGTTCCTCGACCGCCGGCTCTGGTAG
- a CDS encoding SDR family NAD(P)-dependent oxidoreductase, whose amino-acid sequence MPMARITGRTVLIVGASSGIGADVARLLAHDGNRLVVTARRAPELAALAKEIRASGGDCLDVAADALEPQAAADVVAAAVAEYGGVDIALLNAGQGPDMSMDQVTVADVSRIMALNYDVVVNYLVPLIAQMGGQRDGGLIAHTNSLAGLMGIPRQGPYSAAKAAARTLIDAARIELAPNGIRFTSIHPGFVATERISEDGLPKPFQISQEQAARHVVRALEREPAQAYFPWPTAALVRTLRALPTPLSAFVLRRLAAR is encoded by the coding sequence ATGCCCATGGCGCGTATCACCGGCCGGACGGTTCTGATCGTCGGCGCCTCGTCGGGCATCGGCGCCGACGTGGCACGCCTGCTCGCCCACGACGGCAACCGGCTGGTCGTCACGGCCCGGCGCGCCCCCGAACTGGCCGCGCTGGCGAAGGAGATACGGGCCTCGGGCGGCGACTGTCTGGACGTCGCCGCCGACGCCCTGGAACCACAGGCGGCGGCCGATGTGGTGGCGGCCGCGGTCGCGGAGTACGGCGGTGTCGACATCGCGCTGCTCAACGCGGGCCAGGGTCCGGACATGTCCATGGACCAGGTCACGGTGGCCGACGTCTCGCGGATCATGGCGCTGAACTACGACGTCGTCGTCAACTACCTCGTCCCGCTGATCGCGCAGATGGGCGGCCAGCGGGACGGGGGCCTGATCGCCCACACCAACTCGCTGGCCGGGCTCATGGGTATCCCCCGCCAGGGGCCGTACTCGGCGGCGAAGGCTGCCGCGCGCACCCTCATCGACGCGGCCCGGATCGAACTGGCGCCCAACGGCATCCGGTTCACCTCCATCCACCCGGGCTTCGTCGCCACGGAGCGCATCAGCGAGGACGGCCTGCCCAAGCCGTTCCAGATCAGCCAGGAGCAGGCGGCCCGTCATGTCGTGCGCGCCTTGGAGAGGGAACCGGCGCAGGCGTACTTCCCGTGGCCCACGGCGGCCCTGGTCCGCACGCTGCGTGCCCTGCCGACACCGCTCTCCGCGTTCGTGCTGCGGCGTCTCGCCGCGCGCTAG